One Bacillus sp. 1780r2a1 DNA segment encodes these proteins:
- the gcvT gene encoding glycine cleavage system aminomethyltransferase GcvT: MTELNKTPLYDVYQQYGGKIIDFGGWALPVQFSSIKEEHHAVRTKAGLFDVSHMGEFDVKGTNSLEFLQKVMTNDISALRPGKALYTAMCYEDGGTVDDLLVYQKGEGDYLLVVNAANIEKDFEWLQQHKSQDIELVNRSSEFALLALQGPAAQDVLQRLTAESLSDLKPFTFKDNVEVAGVRVLVSRTGYTGEDGFELYCSASDVVTLWNELLKNKEVVPCGLGARDTLRFEATLALYGQELSKDITPIEARIGFAVKTDKEDFIGKEVLKGQREEGPSRKLVGIEMIDKGIPRHGYEVFSEEEEIGFVTTGTQSPTLNKNIGLALIDAKYAELGTEVYVQVRKRRLKAKVVKTPFYKRSK, from the coding sequence ATGACTGAGCTAAACAAAACACCACTTTACGATGTCTATCAACAATACGGTGGAAAGATTATTGATTTTGGAGGTTGGGCTCTTCCAGTTCAATTCTCATCCATTAAAGAAGAACATCATGCGGTTCGTACAAAAGCTGGCTTGTTCGATGTTTCTCACATGGGAGAGTTCGATGTGAAAGGTACAAATAGCTTGGAATTTTTACAAAAAGTTATGACGAATGATATTTCAGCATTACGTCCAGGTAAAGCACTATATACTGCGATGTGCTATGAAGATGGAGGCACAGTGGATGATCTCCTTGTTTATCAAAAAGGGGAAGGTGACTACCTGCTGGTTGTAAACGCAGCAAATATTGAAAAAGACTTTGAATGGTTACAACAACATAAGTCACAGGATATCGAACTTGTAAATCGTTCAAGTGAATTTGCTTTACTAGCTTTGCAAGGTCCAGCTGCACAAGATGTTTTGCAGAGATTAACAGCTGAATCATTATCTGACCTAAAGCCATTTACATTTAAAGATAATGTAGAAGTAGCTGGTGTGAGAGTGCTTGTTTCACGTACAGGTTATACAGGCGAGGATGGTTTTGAACTGTATTGTTCTGCATCAGATGTAGTAACGCTTTGGAATGAACTTTTAAAAAATAAAGAGGTCGTTCCATGTGGTTTGGGAGCGCGAGATACGCTGCGTTTTGAAGCAACGTTAGCTTTATATGGCCAAGAGCTTTCAAAAGATATTACGCCGATTGAAGCACGTATCGGATTTGCTGTGAAAACGGATAAAGAGGATTTTATCGGCAAAGAAGTATTAAAGGGTCAGCGTGAAGAAGGCCCGAGCCGCAAGCTTGTTGGGATTGAAATGATTGATAAAGGAATTCCACGACACGGATATGAAGTGTTTAGTGAGGAAGAAGAGATTGGCTTTGTTACAACAGGCACACAATCGCCAACTTTAAATAAAAACATTGGTCTTGCACTTATTGATGCTAAATATGCTGAGCTAGGTACAGAAGTATATGTGCAAGTGCGAAAAAGACGTTTAAAAGCAAAAGTCGTGAAGACACCTTTTTATAAGCGTTCAAAATAA